A DNA window from Brachionichthys hirsutus isolate HB-005 chromosome 10, CSIRO-AGI_Bhir_v1, whole genome shotgun sequence contains the following coding sequences:
- the rtn2b gene encoding reticulon-2b: MASKTMDLVYWRKMSSTGVVFTGLVIGLASLFQLSAITVLSHVCLGAMCVTFPLRLYYKLLELLRWNPGVHPFQSYLENDSSLTDKDTVMLVEELVLLIAFAVTEIKRLIFIDSIVDSIKFVLFLYLLTYVGILTSGLTLVITAVIAVFSIPLLYKKQQVRIRRMVRAVKGFVKKIRNTCLSLYESVRPSAAPEPAAKPAPATAPAPKQKAKSK; encoded by the exons ATGGCCTCCAAAA CTATGGATCTGGTGTACTGGCGGAAAATGAGCTCGACCGGTGTGGTGTTCACGGGGCTGGTTATTGGTCTGGCCAGTCTGTTCCAGCTCAGCGCCATCACCGTCCTGTCCCATGTCTGCCTGGGTGCCATGTGTGTCACCTTCCCCCTCCGTCTCTACTATAAACTACTGGAGCTGCTGCGCTGGAACCCGGGGGTCCACCCCTTCCA GTCCTATCTGGAAAACGACAGCTCTCTGACGGACAAAGACACGgtgatgctggtggaggagCTGGTGCTACTGATCGCGTTTGCCGTCACAGAGATCAAACGGCTGATTTTCATCGACAGCATCGTTGACTCTATTAAG tttgttttgttcctgTATCTGCTCACCTACGTCGGCATCCTTACCAGCGGCCTGACTCTGGTGATAACTG CTGTGATTGCCGTTTTCTCCATTCCTCTTTTGTATAAAAAGCAGCAG gTGCGAATAAGGAGAATGGTTAGAGCGGTGAAAGGTTTTGTAAAGAAAATCAGAAACAC gtGCCTTAGTCTCTATGAGTCAGTCAGACCCTCTGCTGCCCCTGAACCTGCCGCAAAACCTGCACCTGCAACTGCCCCTGCCCCCAAACAAAAGGCCAAATCCAAATAA
- the ppm1nb gene encoding protein phosphatase, Mg2+/Mn2+ dependent, 1Nb (putative) has product MRTSRKGSVEMPAFMRQLVKETEKRVSSFFKGGRGGAAEGEHPEEKEKEEVIASPYLDRPVLDKLAEEGCARWGLTYALGSMQGWRANMEDFHNCVPQLGGELAGWSFFAVFDGHAGSTAAQYCSRRLLGHILATGRMGPDDDPERVRGALVEGFFQTDKHLHCVARREGWERGGTTVVATLISPYYIYFANCGDSRAMLCRAGQVCFATEDHKPYSPLEKERIESAGGSVTIQRINGSLAVSRALGDFSYKGAENRTPSQQMVSPEPEVCVVERSAADEFLVLACDGVWDAISNEELCAFIHNRLRVCTDLRDVCTQVIDLCLYKGSLDNISIILLCFPGAPQLSAEALHQEAELEDLLESKVAEIYNELLLRGEEPDLLSVLTVLASDVIPGLPPGGGIQSK; this is encoded by the exons ATGAGGACATCCAGGAAGGGCAGCGTGGAGATGCCAGCGTTTATGCGGCAGCTGGTGAAAGAGACGGAGAAAAGGGTCAGTTCTTTCTTCAAAGGAGgccgtggaggagcagcagagggagagcATCCCgaggaaaaggagaaggaggaggtcaTCGCCAGCCCTTACCTGGACCGGCCGGTTCTGGACAAGCTCGCGGAGGAGGGCTGCGCTCGCTGGGGCCTTACCTACGCCCTGGGGAGCATGCAGGGCTGGAGGGCCAACATGGAGGACTTCCACAACTGCGTGCCACAGCTGGGTGGCGAGCTGGCCGGCTGGAGCTTCTTCGCTGTGTTTGACGGGCATGCCGGCAGCACAGCGGCACAATACTGCTCCCGGCGCCTTCTGGGTCACATCCTGGCCACAG GTAGAATGGGACCAGACGATGACCCTGAAAGGGTGAGAGGAGCCCTTGTGGAAGGCTTTTTCCAGACGGACAAGCATCTGCACTGTGTGGCACGTCGTGAAGGATGGGAGCGGGGCGGCACCACCGTGGTGGCCACGCTTATCTCACCGTACTACATCTACTTTGCCAACTGTGGCGACTCCAGGGCCATGCTGTGCCGGGCTGGCCAGGTTTGCTTCGCCACTGAGGACCACAAACCATACAGCCCCCTTGAGAAGGAACGGATTGAGAGTGCAGGCGGCTCCGTGACTATCCAAAGGATCAACGGCTCCCTGGCGGTGTCCCGCGCTCTGGGAGACTTCAGCTACAAGGGGGCAGAGAACCGGACCCCCAGCCAGCAGATGGTGTCACCAGAGCCAGAAGTGTGCGTGGTGGAGCGCTCCGCTGCAGATGAGTTCCTGGTGCTGGCCTGTGACGGCGTGTGGGACGCCATCAGCAACGAGGAGCTGTGCGCCTTCATCCACAACCGGCTGCGTGTTTGCACCGACCTGAGGGACGTCTGCACTCAGGTCATTGACCTCTGCCTCTACAAG GGCAGCTTGGACAACATCAGCATCATCCTGCTGTGTTTTCCTGGAGCCCCTCAGCTGTCGGCAGAGGCATTACACCAGGAGGCCgagctggaggacctgctggAGTCCAAAgtagcag AGATTTATAACGAGCTTCTTCTCCGAGGGGAAGAACCTGACCTGCTGTCTGTCCTCACGGTCCTCGCATCTGATGTCATCCCTGGATTACCGCCAGGGGGAGGCATTCAGAGCAAGTAA